The DNA window TCTTGCCTGTTGCAGGTTTCCGCATTTTGCAGTTAATGTTACTGTTCCTGAACTATTTAATTTGCTTTGCAGAATTACCTGTGCCCAACCATTGTATAAACTTATTTTAGTGCCTTTATCAGGTTCATGGCTATTAGCATCTCCATTACCCAAACCAATAATTTTTCCTGCACCGTTCACTTCAAATTCAATAGGCAAATTAGCTGTTGGTACATGTCTTCCTTTTGCATCCAATACTTCAACACTTACAGGTACTGCATCCCAACCATCTCCTGCAATTGCATTTCTATCTGCTGTTAATTGAAT is part of the Thermococcus sp. M36 genome and encodes:
- a CDS encoding DUF4982 domain-containing protein, with the protein product KYEMISWNVPYQPGTLAAVGYKNGKEVSKYAIETTTEPVKIQLTADRNAIAGDGWDAVPVSVEVLDAKGRHVPTANLPIEFEVNGAGKIIGLGNGDANSHEPDKGTKISLYNGWAQVILQSKLNSSGTVTLTAKCGNLQQAR